The sequence AGGCCAAGGCCGGTGCCGCCCGTGCGGTCGCTGCCGGCGATCCGCGTAAACGTCTCGAACACCGCGTCCTCGCGCCCCGGCGGCAGGCCCGGCCCCTCGTCAAGCACCGCCAGCGTGATGCCGTCCGAACTACGACGCCCCTCCAGACGGACTTCGCTGCCGCCGCCATGCTTCACGGCATTGTCGATCAGGTTGATGAGCATGTGGTTGAGCAGCGCCGCATCGGTGCGGACCAGCGGCAGATCAGGTGGCACGTCGAGCACCGTGTTGCCGGTCCGCGCCGCCCGGACGTCGTGCACGGCGGCGGCGACCGCATCGGTCAGGTCGGTCGCTTCCAGCTTCGGCGTCAGCGCGCCGGCCTCGACGCGCACGATCTCGATCAGGTCGTCGAAGAACCGGGCCAGCCGCTGCGCCTCGGCACGCACCGGCCCGATCAGCTCGGGTGCCGCACCGTCGGCTGCCAGCGCGTCGATCCCGGCCGATACTGCCGTGAGCGGCGTGCGCAAATCGTGCGCCAGCGACGACAGCAAGGTCGAGCGCAGCGCGTCGCGATCGCGCAAACCGGCGACCTCGCGCATGTCGGCCTCCAACTTCAGCCGCTCATGGGCCAGCGCGGCCTGATCGACCAGGCTCATGAATAGCACCGCGCGGTGCGGCGGGACCGGGTCACCGGCATCGGCGCGCGATACCCCGAGCACCGCCAGAGTACCGAGCGCCGTCTTCAGCGGGTGGAACCGCCATTCGGACGCTGTCAGCGTCCCCGTGCCACGCCCGGCCGGCTCGCCCCGTTCCGCTGCCCAGGCCACCGCCGCGATATCGAGCGTGGTGAAGGCGCCGTTCGGCGGGACGCTGGCGATCATCTGCGGATTCGCCGGGTCGGCGGTGAACAGCACGGCCTGCACGTCCAGCAATGCCGCGACCTCGCCGCATACGCTCTGCGCGGTTTCGCGCTCTTCGGACAGGCCGCCCAGCGTCTTGGCGAAGCTGGCGATGGCGGCATTCTCCCGCGCGCTCTTCGCCCCCAGCTCGGCTTGCGCCCGCACCCGCGCGGCGAGTTGCGCGATCACCACCGCCACCCCGATCAACGCGAAGAAGGTGATGACGTTCTGCGGGGCGTAGATGGTGAGCGTGTAGACCGGCGGGATGAAGAAGAAATTATAGGCCAGCCCCGACATGACACCGGCGAACAGCCCTTTACGCAGCCCGAACAGCGACGCCGCCGCCATCGTCGGCAGCAGGAACAGCATGTCAACGCTGCGATAGCCGATCCATGGCTGGACCAGCAGGCCCAGCGCCGTCACCGCCGCCACCGCAAGCAGGCTGAGCGCATAGTCGCGCATCCGCTCGGGCGGGCGGTAGCGGGCGCCGCGCGGCGCGGATGGCATCCGGGCCAGCGGCAAGACGTGGATCGCGACGCCGTCGCTCGCGCGGACGATGCGATCCACCACCGAGCCGTGGCGGCGTTCGAACCACCAGCTGCGCTGCGACTTGCCGATGACGAGCTGCGTTACCCGGTGCTCGGCAAGTTGGTCGAGCAGGCCCTCCATCACTTTCGTCGCGGGAATGGCGATGATCGTCGCGCCCAGCGTGGCAGCCAGGCCGAGAGTGGCGGCGAGCCGCTCGCGCTCGGCATCGGTAAAGCGCTGCTCACGCGGTGTCTCGACGTGCAGCGCGATCCACGGGCTGCGGAATCCGTCGGCCAGCCGCTTCGCGGCGCGCACCAAGGTG is a genomic window of Sphingomonas sp. containing:
- a CDS encoding sensor histidine kinase KdpD — its product is MTASARPSPDALLRLAAGEGRGKLKVFLGAAPGVGKTYEMLREAAQRRDAGVDVAVGVVETHGRAETEAMTTGFEIVPRRAIAYEGRTLAEMDLDGLLARRPALALVDEFAHTNAAGSRHPKRWQDVEELLAAGIDVYTTLNVQHLESVNDIVASFTNVRVRETLPDKVLDGAELEVVDIPPDELIERLREGKVYVPDEATRALANFFSKSNLSALRELALRRAAQAIDTQMLDHLRAHAMAGNYAAGERVMVAVSEQPGADTLVRAAKRLADGFRSPWIALHVETPREQRFTDAERERLAATLGLAATLGATIIAIPATKVMEGLLDQLAEHRVTQLVIGKSQRSWWFERRHGSVVDRIVRASDGVAIHVLPLARMPSAPRGARYRPPERMRDYALSLLAVAAVTALGLLVQPWIGYRSVDMLFLLPTMAAASLFGLRKGLFAGVMSGLAYNFFFIPPVYTLTIYAPQNVITFFALIGVAVVIAQLAARVRAQAELGAKSARENAAIASFAKTLGGLSEERETAQSVCGEVAALLDVQAVLFTADPANPQMIASVPPNGAFTTLDIAAVAWAAERGEPAGRGTGTLTASEWRFHPLKTALGTLAVLGVSRADAGDPVPPHRAVLFMSLVDQAALAHERLKLEADMREVAGLRDRDALRSTLLSSLAHDLRTPLTAVSAGIDALAADGAAPELIGPVRAEAQRLARFFDDLIEIVRVEAGALTPKLEATDLTDAVAAAVHDVRAARTGNTVLDVPPDLPLVRTDAALLNHMLINLIDNAVKHGGGSEVRLEGRRSSDGITLAVLDEGPGLPPGREDAVFETFTRIAGSDRTGGTGLGLAIVRGFGKALGVETRATNRADRGGARFELFFPEGLLVREGQAR